A region of Chloracidobacterium sp. DNA encodes the following proteins:
- a CDS encoding type IV secretion system DNA-binding domain-containing protein, with amino-acid sequence MQPPENKPSSAITVLAQTNFRNHLKTFGIKQADRRAHMYLIGKTGTGKTTLLETLMLSDLQSECGFALLDPHGDLVKKLKAQIPENRIDDLIDFDLTNDDQPFGFNPLANVSVDKRPLACSGLIQVFKHLWSDSWGPRLEYILRNSLLTLLDYPNANLADILKLLSDRTFRQKVVPFIQSEQVRDFWTKEFDHYPERFRVEAISPIQNKVGAFLTHPLLQKVLTNPEKPLNLRKAMDEGKILLVNLSKGSIGEDASNLLGSLLISRFDLAALSRANIPESERRDFTLYLDEFHNFTTQSLMFMLSELRKYGLSLVLAHQYLTQLEPNIRDAILGNVGTIIVFRIGANDAEFLEPEFTPEFRTSDFTNLPNYHIYLKLMIDGKISRPFSAVTLPPA; translated from the coding sequence ATGCAGCCCCCGGAAAACAAGCCGTCGTCCGCCATCACCGTCCTTGCCCAAACAAACTTTAGAAACCATCTAAAGACCTTTGGTATCAAGCAGGCAGATCGACGAGCTCATATGTATCTGATAGGTAAGACGGGTACAGGCAAAACGACACTGCTCGAAACACTCATGCTAAGCGACCTGCAGAGTGAATGCGGGTTCGCCCTTTTAGATCCGCACGGCGATCTCGTCAAAAAGCTGAAGGCGCAGATTCCCGAGAACCGAATCGACGATCTCATCGACTTTGATCTGACGAACGACGATCAGCCGTTTGGGTTTAACCCGCTCGCCAATGTGTCGGTCGACAAAAGACCACTCGCATGTTCCGGACTGATCCAGGTCTTCAAGCATCTCTGGAGCGATTCGTGGGGGCCGAGGCTTGAATATATCCTACGCAACTCGTTGCTCACCTTGCTTGATTATCCCAATGCGAACCTCGCGGACATTTTGAAACTCCTGTCAGACCGGACCTTCCGCCAAAAGGTGGTTCCGTTCATACAGAGTGAGCAGGTCAGAGATTTTTGGACAAAAGAGTTCGATCATTATCCGGAGCGGTTTCGAGTCGAAGCGATAAGCCCGATCCAAAACAAGGTCGGGGCCTTTCTCACACATCCGTTGCTTCAGAAAGTTCTTACAAATCCTGAAAAGCCGCTGAATCTCAGAAAGGCGATGGACGAAGGGAAGATCCTTCTGGTAAACCTTTCAAAAGGCAGCATCGGAGAGGATGCGTCGAATCTTCTCGGCTCGCTGCTGATATCGAGATTCGATCTGGCCGCCCTTAGCCGTGCGAATATACCGGAATCCGAAAGACGCGACTTTACCCTCTACCTTGACGAGTTCCATAATTTTACAACGCAGAGCCTGATGTTCATGCTCTCGGAACTGCGTAAATACGGTCTTTCCCTCGTGCTCGCCCACCAATATCTGACGCAGCTGGAACCGAACATTCGCGACGCGATCCTCGGCAACGTCGGAACGATCATAGTCTTTAGGATCGGTGCAAACGACGCCGAATTTCTCGAGCCGGAATTTACGCCTGAGTTCAGAACATCGGATTTTACAAACCTGCCGAACTATCATATCTACCTGAAGCTCATGATCGACGGGAAGATCTCCCGGCCGTTCAGTGCAGTAACCCTGCCGCCTGCCTGA
- a CDS encoding helix-turn-helix domain-containing protein, with protein sequence MTEHIQNIIEAGAARFSKPPSRWWGFVWRGLVVSSSARHYKAMGRSVWLYLYLIIHADRKTGKLYRKISTIEREIGISKRTVQSWLKVLRDGGYIVTTRTGRALVISISKWRPIGRHAKTDPSSASGQRPS encoded by the coding sequence ATGACGGAGCATATCCAGAACATTATCGAGGCCGGAGCGGCCCGTTTTTCCAAACCGCCATCCAGGTGGTGGGGTTTTGTTTGGCGCGGACTTGTCGTAAGCTCCTCGGCCCGTCACTACAAGGCAATGGGGCGCTCTGTCTGGCTTTACCTTTACCTGATCATTCATGCCGATCGCAAAACCGGCAAACTCTACAGGAAGATCAGCACGATCGAGAGAGAGATCGGGATCTCGAAACGGACCGTCCAGTCGTGGCTGAAAGTCCTTCGGGACGGGGGCTACATCGTCACGACAAGAACAGGCCGAGCGCTCGTCATCAGCATTTCAAAATGGCGTCCTATCGGCCGCCACGCAAAGACCGACCCCTCATCAGCCAGCGGCCAACGGCCTTCATGA